The segment GGATTCCTATGATTGTTAATTGCCCTGAGTGTCCTCGCTTCATGGAGACGGGTATTAATTTCAACTGCTGCCATGGACGTAATCCTAACAATTGAGAAGCTTGGATCCCGAAACGGTTCCACCAATTAACTATATATACTACTCAATAATAGGGTTAATCCCTTTGTTGCATCTCATGTATGCCTATTAGGGCACATGGTTTTACCATatcaaaatcttgaaattttctattattaccATGCATATGCTACTAAATATTGAAGCCATTTGGCCCTTTTTCGTTGCTTCAAAGTCTTCTATGTATGTTACTGATTCGAATAATATCAACTTTACTTTATGATAGCAAGCCGACtgaattttctctttcactGTTATTATTCTTGATTCTTTGTGCCCTGATGACTCCATTTTTCACACTTCTGCTCGccttgccttgcctttacGTTAATAGCTTTCTGTTTGTCTCTAATttgtgttaggaataacgactctccacaatagtacgatattttccactttgagGTGGTACgctattgtccactttgagcataagctctcgtgactttgatttgggttttcccaaaaatcctcgtaccaatagagataataTGGGGGAGTAATCACTCTTAGGGTACTgatcaaacttaaaaataagtCTATTTGccaatgaaaaatataagtgATAGATGACATTTATCGAATGATGTGGATGTTAAAATATCGTCTCTAGTCTAATAGGATAAAGTCCAATAATTATACAAGCTAGTTgtctaaattttttgtttgagcCAATTATCTCAAggtttataaatgttttagaaagaTTTAGATACATATTTCTGTTTACACGGTTAAtcgagaaggaagaaggaaatttttttcttgtagttgGCTCTACGATATCTCGGggaatatttttcatatgTATCCCTgctctattttcattttggtcaattacgtatcaccgtcagacTCGCGGTTTTAAAGCGCATCTTAGTCTAGCGTgttcactggcacaccacttagtgcctaactctgataccgtttgtaatagctcaagcccaccactaacaaatattatctgttttggcagttacatatcgtcgttaaccttaagactttaaaacgcatctactagaaAGAGACTTTTAcactttataaggaatgactcgttctcttctccgaTCAATATGGGACCTCATCaaacttttagaaattatagctaacattttaattatattttagaacaagattgtttttattagaactttttttttttttttttttttttaatgttgtagTGTgtcaatatttttgttatatttttatatttttttcttttagagagagattttattcttttatatatatatgtttttattattattatttattataataaaatgtaagttttgaatttttgaatttttgaatttttgtttttaaaaagctATAGGACAATTGTCAAGCTATGCTGGTTAGCTTTTATTACAtgatcatttaaaaaaaaactagataccaaatgaaaaaaagaaagtatgatagataattataataattttcgTTTTGTGTTTacgatttaaaaatatagacaACAAAAGAATGTAGTTCAAGtcgaatttaaataaagatcCATTgatcatttatattaaataatattattcataCAAAAGCTGATGGAGGACAACAACGAGACCTAATGGACTcgattttaatataaagttgtaTAGATCCATATAAAGGACCAAATGGTATCATTCATAGTAATAGTAGTAATGGTGTATTATAAGAAAAGGTATGGATATGACTTCCCGCATCAGGTGGAGTCGATCATCTTCACATATGAGCACCTCCGTGGCAGCACTTGAAGCTAATACCAGTCTCCATGAAACGAGGACACTCAGGACAATTAACAATCATAGGAATATATCCACTAAACCCTGGAAGAATGACTCGATCACATTGGTGACTCTTGAGAGCCAGCTCATTAAAGTAATCTCTAAAAGCATCCGGGAAAGCCTTTAGGCGCAAACTCTGCTTCCATTTTGGGAATTCCTCAAGcaacttcaaaatcaatatccCACGGCCAACTAACACAGGCGCAGACCCTACAGAAAGAACAACCCAACCATCTTCATTTTGGTAAGAAATCAACCTGAGAATGTCTTCGGTTGTCTCGCTCGCACTTGAACCAATCAACTGACTTTTGACTATAAAATAGCCCCATTGTATTTTCCAAAAACGAGCCATGAGTGCAGGATCATCCTCTCCTTTTGCATTCTTTCCTATGCGTACGATCTCAAACGAACCACCGTCCCTTATCAACGGATCACTCTTCAAAATTTCTACCCTCTCTTCAAATTGTTGGATCCACATTGGTTCTTTGCCACCATAGAATAAGATGCTTTTCTCTTGCTTGATCTATTTGGAAAGAGTATATATCAATACAAAAGatagaaaatagaaacaaataaatgaaatttatacaTACCCAACTTTGCAATCTTGGTTGGTGAGTGAACTTGACAAGAGTTGAATCGGGCCaattttttctcaataaaaACTTGGCTCTATCTTCCTTAAAATCGATTGCTTCAGTTCCCCAAACTCGAATTAGATGAATTGCATTCATGAACACCACTTCAGACTGTGGGCTGAGTACCACAACTAATGGATCTTCTCTAAGTTGCCACTTCTCCTCGAGGTATCTCATGCCCGATATTTTTGTAGTAAACTGGATTGAGTACCACTTCATTGTAGAACGCAGATACTCATATTTCTTGTGATCGTCTTCATGATTCGACTCCAAGATAATTGGAATCCAAACTATCTCATAATTAGTGCCTCTACTTTTCAATTCATCGTAAACATTATGaatagctttgatatcatccTCGGAGATATCCAACCCAGAAATGACCAATATCACGTTCTTTCCCGACAAACTTTCATGAATACCGACCTGTAAAAACATACATTTACTATCATATTAAGACAATGCCTAGAACAAATGCAATATGTTATGATGTAGAAAGGACCTCTCTTAGGGTAGAGCCATCAATAAGTGGCTTGGTTTCTGTTCTGCCGCTAAGAAGCTTTGGAATAACCAATGTAATGTCGGTACGATAATGCTCAATATGGTCAACCAGCCACCGGTAGAGATCAACCTCCTCTGCATCAAACACAACGCAAtataatgttattattttagcTCACTTCCAATACAATATGaacaatcaaaataataataagataaagAATTCGACCATGTTGTTCGCGTAATGTTTCGAGATGCTTTTCGAGTACGTCGAGTACCCTAGCCATTTTTTCAGACAAATCATTCAAATATCTCTGTGGCTGattcctgaaaaaaaaaaaattaatgaattaagaaACAATTGATCACAACTATTTGTACAGATGTTACGGAGTGAGACTGAGACAGGAACAGGGAAGCCTTCTCTATCTCCATCTTGCCTCTTGTTTTAATTCTCATCCTCACGAATTTCCTCATTTGTTTTCATGAGGCGAGGTGGGATTGGAATTGGACAAGGTCGGGGTCGAGAACAGGGAATATAATCCCTATCTCTGATCCCTGTTGTGGAGAAATCTCTTTCCACTCCCTCCCTTATTTCCAACTTAAACGTGGATTTTTCGTCCCGTTTGAAGcaagtttaagttaaaataaatgattactTACTCGGTTTCGCTGAGATAGCTGGAGAGCTCAATTCTAGAAGCGACAATAGTGTGTATAACCCAATAAGTAACCAATGGGATCAGACGAAGAGCAGCGGGTAACTCAGAGAGTTCCTTGACATCATATTTGGAGAATTCTCGTATCTCATCCATGTATTTGATTGCTTGCAAACAGCTTTGAATAAGGCTCTTGGGATTGAGAAGCACTTGTCGGTATCGAAGTGAGTCTAAGTGCTTCTTCAAGGTAGCTACTCGCTTGATAATGGCCAATGATTTAGCCAATGGATCAGCATGGGAGTAATGGTGGAGATGCCATAAGTCTCCATAATCGGCTGCAAAGGCTATCAATGTGAGAGCTGCCTTGGCTTCCCATGGATAATTAGCCAATATTTCGAAGATTTCTAGTGTTGTCTCGTGTGCTTTTTCAATCCCGGGAGCTTTGCATGACAACTGAGCACATAACAGACCAAAACAAACGTTTTTCTTAGCTAAAACTAAAAGTTAtattaacgttttttttttacacaaacagcaactaaacaaaaaatttgtatgGTCAAGTTTATAGTAGTGAAAGTTTAAATTCTAGGgttgaacaaaaatttgagcttaaaaagtgaaaaaattaGATCATTATATCAAATGGGTCACAATAATTTAAGTGATGAACTATAACCTCGCTAGAGATACGATGAAGGGTACAAAGCGGAGGCTCGATCACAACATTGAATGCCAAACTTGCATCAGAGTGTACCAAGCGGCCGTCGGTTCCCTATATAAGTAcaataatagaattaaaaaaaagacgaGCAAGCAAACATTTATTTGTGCATATAAACGTTATATTTTTACCCGATGAACAGTATCAATAATTTGATCAGCAGTTGTGATAATATTCTCGATAACTGAGATGTAACTGGGGAGATCAATTTTGGTACTATCGTCATCACGATGTTTGGCGTAAATGTGTCCGGTGACGAGTTCGTCGGAGAAATGCTTGGTGCCAACCTCCTCCTTGTGGGTGGATGCGTGCTTAGAATGCAGCAAAGAAGGTGCAGCGCCGGTGGGTGCCTTGAGTGTAGTGGCCATGGTTTGGGTATTGAGAGAGGAAGGACAATAGAGGAAGCAAAGAGGGTTGAATAGGTTGCTTGTGTTGTTAATTGGAGTTGTTGGGCTTTATTTATACACACAAATCTTCAAGAAGAgacacaaaaacaaagagtCTTGAGGACATTAATGTTCTTCTTGTCTAAAGAAAAGAATGTGAAGTTCTAGATTTAAGCTTTAACTTGACACATGCTCGAATAGATccattttacctttttttcttgtctCATTAGCCATTTCTTTCGGTCGTCACAATCCCGCCAAATCGAGagtaaaaaattgaactagtagaagtaatattttaacaaaaaaaatttgaatgcaTTTTTGGACGTacctattttttttgtaactcaACTCAATCGTTTAACCATAGATTATCGTGTGCGTGATAGAAATGAGCTGCAAAAAGAAGGGTGTAACCTAAGAACTGGTGATaaagtttgattatttttcGTAGAGAATTGCCCACCTAAGCttagatttttcttataagtacaaaatggaaaaaatattaacttttgaCTTCACGAGATATTATTAGCTGCCTCAATCAtcgagtttttatttttttaagttcaacaacacatagaaataaaaatttaaacccgtaacttttttttttgttaagataataatatttttagctAATTGTACTATAGTTAAGATTATTTACCTACATTTTAAATCTATAAGATCTTGAttgtataattaatatttgtatatataagaacaaaaagtGGTCATTACTTTCCTGTTACATTATCATATgcaatcatttatttattttgtaggtataaatcataatatatttctcatacgggtgtgaaaacttctctttaGCAaattcgttttaaaattgtgagactgatgacgatatgtaacgagtcaaaatGGAGagtatctactagcagtaAAAAACGGGATAAACAACCGGAGAAAATagcatttattttcaaaaaataaaaatcaaattatgaaCATTACATATGGtatttatgaatgaaattgtgGTTCTAAAATTTGGTGGCATAAAACTGACAGCTAGCAAAGAGAATGAAGAATCATTGCAAACTTTAGTTTGTTTGTGAATAAAGTGAATCTTCAAAATTACACCCAACAATTCCAATTCTTTCTGtaaagaagaagcaaacaaGATCTTGAAGAATAGATTAAaggaattatattttaaaaaaagaagaaaaaaaagctgcaattataaaatagtaatatgTAATCCCTACGATCAATTGTAACAGCTCgattaggaaaaaaaacacGGTTTCATTGCACCTATGTATGAAAATCCCGAAATTGACAAATTTCACAACCAAACCCGAGACCCTATCTAGTCGATAGAATGAGGCTCAAGCTCATCTTGAACCTGTTGGAAGAAGTTTTGAAAAGTCCACAACTCTTATATCTATATTTGATCCCGTGTACACGAAGTCGTTGCAATTCTCTATTCGATTCGGGGTAGAAAGAACTAGTGTAAATTACTTGATTCATCTCGATCAATATTGAATCAAACTAGATAAAAGAGGGAATTTTCGTTTATcgtgttctttctttcttttaaatataagcTAAATTTATCTTGAAA is part of the Cucurbita pepo subsp. pepo cultivar mu-cu-16 chromosome LG12, ASM280686v2, whole genome shotgun sequence genome and harbors:
- the LOC111806469 gene encoding protein SIEVE ELEMENT OCCLUSION B-like, with amino-acid sequence MATTLKAPTGAAPSLLHSKHASTHKEEVGTKHFSDELVTGHIYAKHRDDDSTKIDLPSYISVIENIITTADQIIDTVHRGTDGRLVHSDASLAFNVVIEPPLCTLHRISSELSCKAPGIEKAHETTLEIFEILANYPWEAKAALTLIAFAADYGDLWHLHHYSHADPLAKSLAIIKRVATLKKHLDSLRYRQVLLNPKSLIQSCLQAIKYMDEIREFSKYDVKELSELPAALRLIPLVTYWVIHTIVASRIELSSYLSETENQPQRYLNDLSEKMARVLDVLEKHLETLREQHEEVDLYRWLVDHIEHYRTDITLVIPKLLSGRTETKPLIDGSTLREVGIHESLSGKNVILVISGLDISEDDIKAIHNVYDELKSRGTNYEIVWIPIILESNHEDDHKKYEYLRSTMKWYSIQFTTKISGMRYLEEKWQLREDPLVVVLSPQSEVVFMNAIHLIRVWGTEAIDFKEDRAKFLLRKNWPDSTLVKFTHQPRLQSWIKQEKSILFYGGKEPMWIQQFEERVEILKSDPLIRDGGSFEIVRIGKNAKGEDDPALMARFWKIQWGYFIVKSQLIGSSASETTEDILRLISYQNEDGWVVLSVGSAPVLVGRGILILKLLEEFPKWKQSLRLKAFPDAFRDYFNELALKSHQCDRVILPGFSGYIPMIVNCPECPRFMETGISFKCCHGGAHM